The following are encoded together in the Deltaproteobacteria bacterium RIFCSPHIGHO2_02_FULL_44_16 genome:
- a CDS encoding DNA damage-inducible protein D gives MKKELVVRLHAAFEQYAHAESEVEYWLARDLQILLGYERWENFFNVIEKAKISCQNSKQAVEDHFRDVTKMVSIGSGVPRDIGDIKLTRYACYLIAQNGDPRKNEIAFAQTYFAVQTRKQEIIEQRLAEVERIQAREKLNSSEKQLSGVLFERGVDSQGFARIRSKGDQALFGGHTTHMMKTKLGIPEKRPLADFLPTITIKAKDFANEITNFNVVRDDLRSEPTITHEHIKNNSDVRKLLTKRNIQPENLLAAEDIKKIERKVSSENKRLSKKAKRLKG, from the coding sequence ATGAAAAAGGAATTGGTGGTGAGGCTTCATGCGGCTTTCGAACAATATGCGCATGCTGAAAGTGAGGTGGAGTATTGGTTGGCGAGAGATTTACAAATACTTCTCGGTTATGAAAGATGGGAAAATTTTTTTAATGTGATCGAAAAGGCAAAAATTTCCTGTCAAAATTCAAAACAAGCTGTAGAAGACCATTTTCGTGACGTCACGAAAATGGTTAGTATTGGTTCTGGTGTTCCACGAGATATAGGTGATATTAAGCTGACTCGCTATGCCTGTTACCTCATAGCCCAAAATGGTGATCCGCGAAAAAACGAAATTGCTTTTGCTCAGACCTATTTTGCAGTTCAAACACGTAAGCAAGAAATTATTGAACAGCGCTTGGCGGAAGTTGAGAGAATCCAAGCTCGCGAAAAACTGAATAGTTCTGAAAAGCAACTTTCCGGTGTTCTTTTCGAACGAGGGGTAGACAGTCAAGGGTTTGCGAGAATTCGAAGCAAAGGTGATCAAGCTCTCTTTGGTGGTCATACGACGCATATGATGAAAACAAAATTGGGTATTCCGGAGAAGCGACCGCTTGCTGATTTTTTGCCGACAATCACGATCAAGGCGAAAGATTTTGCAAATGAAATTACCAATTTCAATGTTGTTCGGGATGACCTTCGTTCTGAGCCGACTATTACTCATGAGCATATTAAAAATAACTCTGATGTCCGTAAACTTTTAACCAAGCGAAATATTCAACCCGAAAACCTTCTAGCTGCTGAAGATATCAAGAAGATCGAACGAAAAGTGAGTTCTGAGAATAAACGGTTATCGAAGAAAGCGAAAAGATTGAAGGGGTAA
- a CDS encoding NAD+ synthase yields the protein MKIAVAQINSTIGDFEGNTKKILDRLAWAEKAEADLLLFPELAVCGYPPQDLLFHPSFIDRCTQAVRDISEKTSSTAVVLGYPSVNTTSSGRAFFNAAGFFAEGKMLCEHQKALLPNYDVFDEKRYFEPGTSFLPCEWKGKKLGLSICEDMWSSYTLQGKKLYRLDPLQELVNAGADIILNLSASPYSLEKIEVRHSLLSQTAKRLSRPIFFCNLVGGNDSLIFDGNSLVVNAQGEIVHEGQRFVEDNFLFDLKTDARSVRLPEISPAEEMRKALVLGLRDYVHKCGFSHVVIGLSGGIDSAVVAALAVEALGSEHVTGILMPSPYTLQQSMDDAQALANLLSIKTEVHPINAIYDAYRNEISSSKEITVVEENLQARIRGNILMAFSNRTGAMVLSTGNKSELSVGYCTLYGDMAGGLSVIADVPKTFVYKIARVMNDEHPVIPPAILERPPSAELKPDQKDEDVLPPYDILDQILKAYIEEQKSIPEIVRMGFDARIVTDVARRVDRNEYKRRQAAPGLKVTSKAFGTGRRMPIAWKS from the coding sequence ATGAAAATTGCGGTTGCACAAATTAATTCCACGATCGGAGATTTTGAAGGGAATACCAAAAAAATTCTCGATCGTCTCGCGTGGGCAGAAAAAGCTGAGGCTGATCTCCTTCTCTTTCCTGAACTTGCTGTCTGTGGTTATCCTCCTCAAGATCTTCTCTTTCATCCCTCTTTTATCGATCGGTGTACGCAAGCGGTACGAGACATTTCCGAAAAGACATCTTCGACAGCAGTTGTTCTGGGATATCCTTCGGTCAACACAACCTCCTCTGGCCGTGCATTTTTTAATGCGGCGGGATTTTTTGCCGAAGGGAAAATGCTTTGCGAACATCAGAAAGCGCTTCTGCCGAACTATGATGTCTTCGATGAAAAACGCTATTTTGAACCTGGTACTTCGTTTCTTCCCTGTGAATGGAAAGGGAAAAAACTCGGTCTCTCCATTTGCGAAGATATGTGGAGCTCCTATACCTTGCAGGGGAAAAAACTCTATCGTTTGGATCCGCTCCAGGAACTTGTCAATGCAGGTGCGGATATTATCTTAAATCTTTCTGCTTCACCGTATAGTCTTGAAAAAATCGAAGTTCGACATTCTCTTTTATCTCAAACCGCAAAGCGACTTTCGCGTCCGATCTTTTTTTGTAATCTCGTGGGTGGTAATGACTCCTTAATTTTTGATGGCAATAGTCTTGTGGTGAACGCACAAGGAGAGATTGTTCATGAAGGGCAGCGGTTTGTGGAAGATAATTTCCTTTTTGATTTAAAAACAGATGCTCGTTCTGTGCGACTACCTGAAATTTCGCCAGCCGAAGAAATGCGCAAGGCGCTTGTGCTTGGACTTCGCGATTATGTTCACAAGTGTGGTTTTTCTCATGTGGTGATCGGTTTGTCAGGCGGGATTGATTCCGCCGTTGTCGCAGCGCTTGCTGTTGAAGCGCTCGGATCAGAACATGTGACCGGTATTTTGATGCCTTCGCCGTATACTTTGCAGCAGAGTATGGATGACGCTCAAGCATTGGCCAACTTACTTTCCATAAAAACTGAAGTTCATCCGATCAATGCTATTTATGATGCGTATCGCAACGAGATCAGCTCTTCGAAAGAGATTACAGTTGTCGAAGAAAATTTACAGGCCCGCATTCGCGGCAATATTCTGATGGCTTTTTCAAATCGTACCGGGGCGATGGTTCTCTCAACCGGAAATAAATCTGAACTTTCAGTCGGCTATTGCACGCTCTATGGTGATATGGCGGGCGGTTTGTCGGTGATCGCAGATGTTCCCAAAACGTTTGTGTATAAAATTGCGCGCGTGATGAATGATGAACATCCTGTGATTCCTCCCGCGATTCTTGAACGTCCTCCGTCCGCGGAGTTAAAACCAGATCAGAAAGATGAAGATGTTCTTCCGCCGTACGACATTTTAGATCAGATTCTCAAAGCCTATATCGAAGAGCAAAAAAGTATTCCGGAAATTGTGCGCATGGGATTTGATGCGCGGATCGTGACCGATGTTGCGCGGCGTGTGGATCGCAATGAATATAAGCGACGGCAAGCTGCACCAGGCCTGAAAGTCACCTCAAAAGCTTTTGGCACTGGACGTCGTATGCCGATTGCATGGAAGTCATGA
- a CDS encoding 16S rRNA (cytidine(1402)-2'-O)-methyltransferase, with protein sequence MTGILYIVATPLGNLEDMTFRAVRVLKEVDLIAAEDTRHTQKLLNHFGIQTPLTSYFQGNEREKLEKIIHQLELGKNVALVSDAGTPCISDPGFPLLRDAVTKGIHVIPIPGPSAVIAALSAAGLPTDRFTFVGFLPDKPGKRKNALEELKLLNHTLVIYLSPWKAQKTLVDALEVLGDRNVVLCRELTKIYEEFLRGSLSSLIKVYEEKPPKGEMVLIVGYENL encoded by the coding sequence ATGACAGGGATACTTTACATCGTCGCTACGCCACTTGGTAATCTTGAAGACATGACGTTTCGTGCTGTGCGTGTCCTAAAAGAAGTTGATCTGATTGCTGCTGAAGACACACGACACACGCAGAAGCTTCTCAATCATTTTGGGATTCAAACTCCGCTTACAAGTTATTTTCAAGGAAACGAAAGAGAAAAACTCGAAAAAATTATTCATCAACTTGAGTTGGGAAAAAATGTTGCACTTGTTTCTGATGCCGGTACTCCTTGCATTTCTGATCCTGGTTTTCCGTTACTGCGTGATGCAGTTACCAAGGGAATTCACGTAATTCCGATTCCAGGTCCGAGTGCTGTGATCGCTGCTCTTTCTGCTGCAGGGCTCCCGACCGATCGTTTCACCTTTGTCGGTTTTCTTCCCGATAAACCGGGAAAGCGAAAGAACGCACTTGAAGAACTGAAATTACTGAATCACACGCTCGTCATTTATCTCTCTCCTTGGAAAGCACAGAAAACACTCGTCGATGCGCTTGAAGTGCTCGGCGATCGTAACGTTGTGCTTTGTCGGGAGCTAACCAAAATCTACGAAGAATTTCTTCGTGGTTCTTTATCTTCACTCATAAAAGTTTACGAAGAAAAACCCCCGAAAGGGGAGATGGTGTTGATTGTGGGATATGAAAATTTGTAA
- a CDS encoding phage antirepressor protein: METKIALFKGSQIRKTLYENEWWFSVVDVCGALTESPDPGAYWRKLKQRLIEEGSEVVTFCHGLKLQAPDGKMRETDCAHTERIFRIIQSIPSPKAEPFKRWLAKVGYERVQEIENPELATKRTRVLYKAKGYPDDWIEKRMRGIAIREELTDEWKNRGAQEQKDYEILTAEISKATFGVTPNEYKNLKGLKRENLRDHMDDFELIFTMLGERSTTEIHRNEDSKGVSKLKSDAKAGGAIAGGARKQLEKRLERSIVSKQNYLPMSKRKTLSVRAKMK; the protein is encoded by the coding sequence ATGGAAACGAAGATTGCTCTTTTTAAGGGAAGTCAAATTCGAAAGACGCTGTATGAGAATGAGTGGTGGTTTTCAGTAGTGGATGTTTGTGGTGCGCTGACTGAGAGTCCAGATCCAGGTGCCTATTGGAGAAAGCTCAAGCAGAGGCTCATCGAGGAAGGAAGTGAAGTCGTGACATTTTGTCACGGGTTGAAATTGCAAGCACCTGATGGAAAAATGAGAGAAACTGACTGCGCTCATACAGAACGTATCTTTCGCATCATTCAATCAATCCCATCTCCAAAAGCAGAACCCTTTAAACGTTGGCTTGCGAAAGTTGGATATGAACGTGTGCAGGAAATTGAGAATCCGGAATTGGCTACAAAGAGGACTCGAGTTCTTTACAAGGCAAAAGGTTATCCTGATGACTGGATCGAAAAGCGAATGCGCGGGATCGCCATTCGTGAAGAGCTAACAGATGAGTGGAAAAATCGTGGCGCTCAGGAACAAAAAGATTACGAAATTCTTACCGCAGAAATCTCCAAAGCCACGTTTGGTGTGACGCCCAATGAATACAAAAATCTCAAAGGACTCAAGCGCGAAAATTTGCGCGATCACATGGATGATTTTGAGTTGATCTTCACAATGTTAGGCGAACGGTCAACGACCGAAATTCACCGAAACGAAGATTCAAAAGGTGTCTCGAAATTAAAAAGTGATGCCAAAGCTGGCGGTGCCATCGCAGGCGGAGCGAGAAAACAGCTGGAAAAACGTCTTGAACGATCCATCGTTTCAAAACAAAATTATTTACCTATGTCGAAAAGAAAGACATTAAGTGTTCGTGCAAAGATGAAATGA